In a genomic window of Primulina huaijiensis isolate GDHJ02 chromosome 10, ASM1229523v2, whole genome shotgun sequence:
- the LOC140986320 gene encoding polyadenylate-binding protein-interacting protein 12-like isoform X1, which produces MAVVEDAGGVNPMTSSNRDVAQHGGAGDHQQQSTKAAADSQKSTKPTDQSYHLMQQKVSNGHHQLQQHAINADGVSLENKMNGDADGGEAFKREMRDLEEMLSKLNPMAEEFVPPSLAAFSSGGHHRLLMTPTHVAAAAAGHFGYSANGFLLQQHANSGASTGNSFRRKRNGYPQGKRRMNSRTSMAQSDDVIRRTVYVSDIDHQVTEEQLAALFINCGQVVDCRVCGDPNSVLRFAFVEFTDEEGARNALSLAGTMLGYYPVRVLPSKTAIAPVNPTLLPRSEDEREMCARTIYCTNIDKKVTQADVKLFFESICGEVHRLRLLGDFHHSTRIAFVEFIMALQMFVNESLLLSFWWQAESAIAALNCSGAVLGSLPIRVSPSKTPVRPRAPRQSMH; this is translated from the exons ATGGCGGTGGTGGAAGATGCTGGGGGGGTTAACCCGATGACGTCATCGAATCGGGATGTGGCGCAGCACGGAGGCGCTGGGGATCATCAGCAGCAGTCAACGAAAGCCGCCGCCGACTCCCAAAAGTCAACGAAACCCACCGATCAGAGTTACCATCTGATGCAGCAGAAAGTTTCCAACGGACATCATCAGCTGCAGCAGCACGCCATCAACGCCGATGGAGTGTCTCTGGAGAATAAAATGAATGGGGATGCTGATGGAGGGGAGGCGTTTAAGAGGGAAATGAGAGATTTAGAGGAAATGCTGTCCAAACTGAACCCGATGGCGGAAGAATTTGTGCCACCATCTCTGGCTGCCTTTAGCAGCGGCGGGCACCATAGGTTGCTGATGACGCCGACACATGTTGCTGCGGCGGCTGCAGGGCACTTTGGGTACAGCGCCAACGGTTTTTTATTGCAGCAACATGCTAACTCGGGAGCTTCGACCGGAAATTCTTTCAGAAGG AAGAGAAATGGCTATCCTCAAGGAAAACGGAGGATGAATAGCCGAACAAGCATGGCTCAAAGCGATGATGTGATCAGGAGGACTGTGTATGTATCTGACATTGATCATCAG GTTACTGAAGAGCAGCTTGCAGCTCTTTTCATTAATTGTGGACAG GTGGTGGACTGCCGTGTTTGTGGCGACCCTAATTCTGTTCTACGTTTTGCGTTTGTTGAATTCACTGATGAAG AAGGGGCTAGAAATGCTTTGAGTTTGGCGGGAACTATGCTTGGATATTATCCTGTGAGAGTGCTGCCTTCCAAAACTGCAATTGCACCGGTTAATCCGACATTATTACCTAGG TCTGAGGATGAAAGGGAGATGTGTGCTAGAACTATTTACTGTACAAACATTGATAAAAAG GTTACTCAAGCTGATGTCAAACTCTTCTTTGAGTCCATTTGTGGTGAG GTTCATCGATTGAGGTTGCTAGGTGACTTTCATCACTCTACTCGTATAGCTTTTGTGGAGTTTATTATG GCACTTCAGATGTTTGTCAATGAATCCTTGCTTTTAAGCTTCTGGTGGCAA GCTGAAAGCGCAATCGCTGCTCTTAACTGCAGTGGTGCAGTCTTAGGATCGCTGCCCATAAG GGTAAGCCCGTCGAAGACCCCAGTACGACCTCGTGCACCACGCCAGTCTATGCACTGA
- the LOC140986320 gene encoding polyadenylate-binding protein-interacting protein 12-like isoform X3, whose amino-acid sequence MAVVEDAGGVNPMTSSNRDVAQHGGAGDHQQQSTKAAADSQKSTKPTDQSYHLMQQKVSNGHHQLQQHAINADGVSLENKMNGDADGGEAFKREMRDLEEMLSKLNPMAEEFVPPSLAAFSSGGHHRLLMTPTHVAAAAAGHFGYSANGFLLQQHANSGASTGNSFRRKRNGYPQGKRRMNSRTSMAQSDDVIRRTVYVSDIDHQVTEEQLAALFINCGQVVDCRVCGDPNSVLRFAFVEFTDEEGARNALSLAGTMLGYYPVRVLPSKTAIAPVNPTLLPRSEDEREMCARTIYCTNIDKKVTQADVKLFFESICGEVHRLRLLGDFHHSTRIAFVEFIMSLSFLAVS is encoded by the exons ATGGCGGTGGTGGAAGATGCTGGGGGGGTTAACCCGATGACGTCATCGAATCGGGATGTGGCGCAGCACGGAGGCGCTGGGGATCATCAGCAGCAGTCAACGAAAGCCGCCGCCGACTCCCAAAAGTCAACGAAACCCACCGATCAGAGTTACCATCTGATGCAGCAGAAAGTTTCCAACGGACATCATCAGCTGCAGCAGCACGCCATCAACGCCGATGGAGTGTCTCTGGAGAATAAAATGAATGGGGATGCTGATGGAGGGGAGGCGTTTAAGAGGGAAATGAGAGATTTAGAGGAAATGCTGTCCAAACTGAACCCGATGGCGGAAGAATTTGTGCCACCATCTCTGGCTGCCTTTAGCAGCGGCGGGCACCATAGGTTGCTGATGACGCCGACACATGTTGCTGCGGCGGCTGCAGGGCACTTTGGGTACAGCGCCAACGGTTTTTTATTGCAGCAACATGCTAACTCGGGAGCTTCGACCGGAAATTCTTTCAGAAGG AAGAGAAATGGCTATCCTCAAGGAAAACGGAGGATGAATAGCCGAACAAGCATGGCTCAAAGCGATGATGTGATCAGGAGGACTGTGTATGTATCTGACATTGATCATCAG GTTACTGAAGAGCAGCTTGCAGCTCTTTTCATTAATTGTGGACAG GTGGTGGACTGCCGTGTTTGTGGCGACCCTAATTCTGTTCTACGTTTTGCGTTTGTTGAATTCACTGATGAAG AAGGGGCTAGAAATGCTTTGAGTTTGGCGGGAACTATGCTTGGATATTATCCTGTGAGAGTGCTGCCTTCCAAAACTGCAATTGCACCGGTTAATCCGACATTATTACCTAGG TCTGAGGATGAAAGGGAGATGTGTGCTAGAACTATTTACTGTACAAACATTGATAAAAAG GTTACTCAAGCTGATGTCAAACTCTTCTTTGAGTCCATTTGTGGTGAG GTTCATCGATTGAGGTTGCTAGGTGACTTTCATCACTCTACTCGTATAGCTTTTGTGGAGTTTATTATG TCCCTTTCTTTTTTGGCCGTTTCATAG
- the LOC140986320 gene encoding polyadenylate-binding protein-interacting protein 12-like isoform X2, producing the protein MAVVEDAGGVNPMTSSNRDVAQHGGAGDHQQQSTKAAADSQKSTKPTDQSYHLMQQKVSNGHHQLQQHAINADGVSLENKMNGDADGGEAFKREMRDLEEMLSKLNPMAEEFVPPSLAAFSSGGHHRLLMTPTHVAAAAAGHFGYSANGFLLQQHANSGASTGNSFRRKRNGYPQGKRRMNSRTSMAQSDDVIRRTVYVSDIDHQVTEEQLAALFINCGQVVDCRVCGDPNSVLRFAFVEFTDEEGARNALSLAGTMLGYYPVRVLPSKTAIAPVNPTLLPRSEDEREMCARTIYCTNIDKKVTQADVKLFFESICGEVHRLRLLGDFHHSTRIAFVEFIMAESAIAALNCSGAVLGSLPIRVSPSKTPVRPRAPRQSMH; encoded by the exons ATGGCGGTGGTGGAAGATGCTGGGGGGGTTAACCCGATGACGTCATCGAATCGGGATGTGGCGCAGCACGGAGGCGCTGGGGATCATCAGCAGCAGTCAACGAAAGCCGCCGCCGACTCCCAAAAGTCAACGAAACCCACCGATCAGAGTTACCATCTGATGCAGCAGAAAGTTTCCAACGGACATCATCAGCTGCAGCAGCACGCCATCAACGCCGATGGAGTGTCTCTGGAGAATAAAATGAATGGGGATGCTGATGGAGGGGAGGCGTTTAAGAGGGAAATGAGAGATTTAGAGGAAATGCTGTCCAAACTGAACCCGATGGCGGAAGAATTTGTGCCACCATCTCTGGCTGCCTTTAGCAGCGGCGGGCACCATAGGTTGCTGATGACGCCGACACATGTTGCTGCGGCGGCTGCAGGGCACTTTGGGTACAGCGCCAACGGTTTTTTATTGCAGCAACATGCTAACTCGGGAGCTTCGACCGGAAATTCTTTCAGAAGG AAGAGAAATGGCTATCCTCAAGGAAAACGGAGGATGAATAGCCGAACAAGCATGGCTCAAAGCGATGATGTGATCAGGAGGACTGTGTATGTATCTGACATTGATCATCAG GTTACTGAAGAGCAGCTTGCAGCTCTTTTCATTAATTGTGGACAG GTGGTGGACTGCCGTGTTTGTGGCGACCCTAATTCTGTTCTACGTTTTGCGTTTGTTGAATTCACTGATGAAG AAGGGGCTAGAAATGCTTTGAGTTTGGCGGGAACTATGCTTGGATATTATCCTGTGAGAGTGCTGCCTTCCAAAACTGCAATTGCACCGGTTAATCCGACATTATTACCTAGG TCTGAGGATGAAAGGGAGATGTGTGCTAGAACTATTTACTGTACAAACATTGATAAAAAG GTTACTCAAGCTGATGTCAAACTCTTCTTTGAGTCCATTTGTGGTGAG GTTCATCGATTGAGGTTGCTAGGTGACTTTCATCACTCTACTCGTATAGCTTTTGTGGAGTTTATTATG GCTGAAAGCGCAATCGCTGCTCTTAACTGCAGTGGTGCAGTCTTAGGATCGCTGCCCATAAG GGTAAGCCCGTCGAAGACCCCAGTACGACCTCGTGCACCACGCCAGTCTATGCACTGA